Genomic DNA from Leclercia adecarboxylata:
GCCGTTAAACTCTCTCACAGCTTGGCATTCTGACTCATGGTTAAACCCTGTGGCATGAAACAGCATTCGTACTTGTGATTCATTGGCAGCAGCCAGCGCCCCTTTAATCACTAAACTGGTCGTATATGACTCAATACGAGGCGCGATGAAACCAATAATATTGGATTGGCTACGAATGGAGCGAGCAAATATATTAGGCGTGTAATGACTCTCTTTGACGATGGCATCAATTTTAAGGCGGTTCTCTTCCGAGACATAACCGCCATTAAAGTAACGCGACACAGTCATTGTTGAAATTCCAAGCTGCCTTGAAATCTCAGCCATGGTCATTTTTTTACTCATTACCTATTTCCTTCAATAATGCACTATTGCCATATCTCCAAGTGACTTCAAGATACAGAATTCAGAGTTGAGTCACTTGGGCATAGTATCCAATATATTGGCTAACAACACAGTAAATAAAACTGGGTGGACGTATGAGTGTTTAATTTTCACTCACAAGATTTAGACCTGAACTCAAGACCAAGGAGCGAGCGGTAATGCTGCCAACTTACTGATTTAGTGTATGATGGTGATTTTAAGGTGCTTGCGTGGCTTCCATTTCCATCAGATGTCCTTCCTGCTCCGCTACTGAAGGCGTGGTGCGTAACGGCAAAAGCACTGCCGGACATCAGCGCTATCTCTGCTCTCATTGCCGTAAAACATGGCAACTACAGTTCACTTACACCGCCTCTCAGCCCGGTACGCACCAGAAAATCATTGATATGGCCATGAATGGCGTCGGATGTCGCGCCAGTGCACGCATTATGGGCGTTGGCCTCAACACGGTTTTACGTCACTTAAAAAACTCAGGCCGCAGTCGGTAACCTGGCGCATACAACCGGGCAGTGATGTGATTGTCTGCGCTGAAATGGACGAACAGTGGGGCTACGTCGGTGCTAAATCACG
This window encodes:
- a CDS encoding IS1 family transposase (programmed frameshift) yields the protein MASISIRCPSCSATEGVVRNGKSTAGHQRYLCSHCRKTWQLQFTYTASQPGTHQKIIDMAMNGVGCRASARIMGVGLNTVLRHFKKLRPQSVTWRIQPGSDVIVCAEMDEQWGYVGAKSRQRWLFYAYDRIRRTVVAHVFGERTLATLERLLSLLSAFEVVVWMTDGWPLYESRLKGKLHVISKRYTQRIERHNLNLRQHLARLGRKSLSFSKSVELHDKVIGHYLNIKHYQ